The genomic interval TTCAGAGATTATGAGtatgatgacaaaaaaatacgaagTAAACAGTTTTATTGACCTCGTATTCTTTAGCGGTACATATTTCTAAACAGTTTGCTCTGCTTTATTCGGTTATTTCCCAAGCCgaatattgttgttgtttacATAACTAGCTACGACATAGATTCGAAGTATGCTTTAGGGATTCGTAATTTAGACAAACTTTTGAAaagtgtaaaatatttttaataatcgttTCAATAGTAGACAAACTTAGGAAGAACATCGAAAGAATTAGAAATTCACTAGATGGtcattgtaaaaaatataattcagcTCGTAAAATCTAAAATTATCCGTGACTTCCAATCAAATAACAAATCAGACACCACCATCAGACACTGGCTTGCAGCTTTACAATTACTGAAGTATCCATGTGTGGGgtcgtacaattttttctgcAAAAGAAACTGGGTTCGTGTATTGTGCAGTTGTACAAAACAAAGACAAGGTGGTCGTGAATTGAATCCTTCCTGTTGAGTGTAATATTATACAAGGCACGACTTAGGGCTACTTTGGCTCTCCGGGTGATCCAACAAGGTACCATCGAGTCCTTGTCTTCACAGCTATGGACCTGACCAACCGTTTTTTATCATCTATGGCATCAGCTAATTGCTCCAGAACGTCCATTTTGAAAGGCAGGATTAACACGGTTGGATAAAATGCATAACACAATAAACATTCCAATGCTGCAGTCCTAATTTTCTGAAAACCAAAAGAATATTCAATTCCCAATTGAATCACACGTGACATATAAGTTTCATGTCAAACGTTTTTTAAAATGGAAGCATCTGTATTTGGCTAAAGTCATTATTCAAGTTAGTATTACCATTTCTTTGTATTTAGTCAAATTCAAGAATTTAGGAATAAAATGTTGCAATTGTTCAGAGAAAATAGTGTGTTTTGTTGCAAGCAATGCCTTCAATGTCACCAATGCTGACAATATCAACTGTGAGGTTCCTAGTGCAATAGATTCTATCAACATTGGTACGAGctgaagagaaatagaaatataaaatgattAGATTAGATTGGCATGTTTAGAAATTATTAGATATAAAAAGTAATTTATATTACCTGCTCTAAATGCATGAGTATCAGCTCCATTGGGACTTCATCTACTAAATGCATCAAGGCAACTAAATAGTTTTGGCGAGCTGGACCATGAAAATCATGGTTCTTTTGGATCGTGTTCTGAAATATCCTTTGTTTATAGAATAATTTAACATTACAGTAATTATCTTCTGACAAAGTATCCTCGAATCTGTCAGAAAGAGTTTTGAAACCATCAGCGACGATGTGACCTACTTCCATGTCTTTTAGTAAATTGATGTGCTGTAAAACGTAAAATGACATAGATTAAGTAGTGTAATTTTTGGATCATTTTCATATCTGAATCAGTTTACTTACAAAATCCAAATAATCTTGTGAATTTTGACTCCCTCTAACAACCAAAGCTTTAGTGAGCCACGTGTTCAACACAATAACTGATTCTTTGGGCGAAATATTAGAATCATCAGACGCTAAAATGCTTTTTATACGTTCCCTCAACATATTTAAAATCaatcgtaaattttcatcctcATTTTGCTTATTAATCAATACTGATATCAATTTGCTTGATATCTGTTTAGAGCTTAAATTACTACCACTGATTGCAAgatgtgataaattttttaataagtTTACAGTATTCTCGATATTAACATTTCTCTGTAGACCGGACAGGAGTCCGTCCAATAAAACCACATTATTTTCCGATAGACTTTCAGAAAGAAGTCGAGCGTATTTGTTTACAATTATCTGTTGATCCTTGACCTCCAATTTTCTAACTATTGATCGGCAAATCGATGCAATGAGacttaattttttaaaagaacCGTTTGTATCAGTTGACACTAGAACGTCGATGATATTACAATctttgtacaaaaaattttgtacattAAAAGAATTACTCTTGAAAGCAACAACTTTTCGCAAGCAAGACAAAGCAGCGATACTCTTTTCTAGTTTATCTGAGGTGGCGATTGATACTACATTTTGTAAGACTTCAGGTCCCAACTCCGGCAATTTGGCTATTGCGCACAAAGCTTCCAGTCTACGGGTCAATGTTGTAGTGTCTATATTTGCTGAAAAAAACCTTATCGTTATTCAACAAAATCTTGCAAAGTATTAGGAGATTTCACATTGAAAAACCCTGTAGACATACCATCATCAATTGCCAGGTGTTCCATTACAGCCCCGAAAATTTCCTTTGGATAAATTTTAGCGAAACTTACGAGACATAGATGACAAACGTTTTTCAGTTCATTTTCTTCAGCATTCACATTTTCGCAGATCTTTGTGTATAGAACTTGGCGTGCGGCATCGTTTAGTGATGATTTTAGTATCGTCAATCCAGATATCGTCTTGAGTTTTAGTTCTTTATTATCGGTGTTTAGAGCATTTAGATATAACATTGGTACATCAGCCCAAGCAAGTTCAGGCacatctgtaaaattgaccaACATACATTGTTAAATAGGGCAGAACTTTTGCTTTGCTCGTTTCACAAGAAGCTGAGTGACTGACTTTTGATTGTGAATTCGTGCTCTTCACATATTGCCAATAAGTTATTCAAACTTTCCGTCAAAATGACTCTGTCGACATAAGAAGTTTTTGTCGAGTATTGTCCAAGACACAATGGTACAAAGGTTTTTAAAACTTGCGAGCAGGCGTTCTTATCAGCTCTCGCAACTGcttccaacaatttttcagCTGGACAAAATAGACTCAACTGTACATCGCATAATGACGATTTAGTATCTGTGATAACTTTCTCAACAAATCTTCCTTGTATAACATTATCTTTGGACAATACTTTGACTAGTTCTGTAATAGTCTCAAGCCCTGCGTTTCTCATCTCAATGTCTCCTCCAGGATATACTTCTTTCCTCAGAACTGGCCACAATTCGTCAAGATGCGGCTGCAATCTTGTTGGTCCAAACGTGAATGCACCGTTGCGCAGTAAATACAATGAATCCAATTTAGCTAATTTTAAACTTGAGTCTAATCGCTCGATTATAAGAGGTAAACAAAATTCTGCAAACTCCGGAATGGCATAGAGACAAGGAGCTAAGGAATATGCCAAATCTTCACGAGTGACTGCGTGGCCTCCTTCTGATGCAGACTGCAAAATTAATTGCAATGTTTAGACCCCAAACCAGAAAAGTAATAGACTACTAGTGGTAACAAATAGAACTATAATATCACCCTACTTTTTCAGTTACTTACAGCATTGAAATCAATAGGAAAGTAACATGCGATGACTTCAAACATTTCTTCCGTTAGGTGCCCAAGTGGAAATCCTTTTATAAATTTGGGGAGTATTTTAAACAGTAGCATCAAATTTCTTGGGTCCCGTTCTCCATCCATAGCCGATATCACCCCATATATGAAGTCAGGACCCATGGATCGGAGATCGTCTGCCCTAGTCTCTAACAGTGtttgaaatatcaaatatatAATTCTTCTATTAGGCTGCAATTGTGACTGACAGTGAATGTGTTGGAACATGACACTAAATAATCTGGAAGGCGAATCCTGTGGTAAATGACTCATTTGAACCTGGAATATTATCAGCATCATTTTAATGTTGCATATGttcaataaatttcacatAAAAGAAAGGAACTTGTGAGATTCTGCACAGCAAAGAGATTTTGTCAGCAATATTACGCACTATGGCCAAAACACCCTGTAAAACGGCAGGAATGACTTCAAAGTTGTCCTTCATCCTGTCACATAAAAATGTGGTCACAAAGTTGAGTTCGGTTTCATTCAGAAAGTTTTTTGGTAACTGCATTAGAGTCGTTGAAAGAGCTAATGTACCCTGAGCTCTTGACGTAACATTTTTATCAGTGAGGAATGGCCCTAGTTCTTCAACAAAGGCCAAAAGTTTTATTTCGCCTTTTTCAATGTCTGCAAAGCGTAATATAAACAATTCAAGGCATGCTTACTATATGAATTATGACGGAAATCAACTTTTATAGATGGGGAATACAGCGGTAGTTATGTTCTATAATTCGTCTGAATTACTCTAACGGTTTGAGTGATTAGCTAAAGTTTGTACGGTACATTGTTGTTACATTCATTATTACGAAAGTGATTTAAATTTCGTGCGAAATTTGTAtcatttgaactttttttttcggatgtTGGTAATCTAGCTTATCGTGCGAAAAAGACAGAAGATAACCTCAGTCCCACTACAAGATGTGTTTTGCTCGATATGTCAAGGTCAACAGGCGCGTCATTAGtcaaataattatgataattcatACCTGAGGCTATATCTTGACATTCCTTAATCAAGTCGTTATCATTCTTAAAAGCTGTCGTTAATTTCTCGACAAGCGAGGAGCCCGTTGAAACCTCCATGGTTTCTCTGAATTCGATCACCAATTTCCTAACCGTGTGCGGACCACTGTGCGGACTCAAGTAAAGTTGCCAACACAAAAGCCTCCATAAACTGGAACAACTTCGAGCTTGCTACCGAAATGGAGGTCAAGATTTAATTCAAACCAAAGATAAAATTTAACGCAACGTTGATGTGTTCGAAAACGGTTCGAATCTATAAGTGTAGAATTTATCGCGCATaaacaaaaattgtgaatACGTTTTGTAAAATTGGTGAATTATTGCATCAATAATTCAAATTGTGAGACAAGAGATAATTATAATCGTACAAAAGATTATCTTTTCAGACAAGATATGCTCCAAGGCCCGCAAAGTTAAAAAAACCAATgcaaattttcagatatttatattcatctcTACCATATAATACCGCGTCAAACTCTCCATTCGTAAAATAGAGAATATTATTCTCACGGTCAACTAAATCGGCAACTTAATTCGATAACGATTCCAATGCCCTgccttcgttttctcttcaaaCTATTTTACAATGCCTAGCTTCTGAATTCATCTTATTGCATTGTGCAAtcgtcgcgtacgtatacatcgcgTCGTTAggatttgtatacatatgctcTCTAGTATATGCTCGTGATGGCAGCGCGCATTGTGGTAGAGTGATAAAATAGGTAAAGATGGACGAAAATGGCATGTAAGGTGTTGGTAAATTCCAGTGAAATGTTTGGTTATTTTCGCCGCCTAGGATGGGAGGCTGCATAGGCATAACAAGGGCCAGGAACGCCTCTGTCGACGATACATCGGGTAATTCTACCAGGACCAATTCCGGTGAGAtattcaataatattaatttttaataactaACCTTGGAATTCGCCTATCTCATATGGGTCACTGCAATAAACCTGCAATTTATTAAAATGCAGTTGAGCATACAACCAGCttatgcgttttttttttttcttttctattagTATTTCAAAATTGACGTGCCGACCATTTCATCAAAACCTATAACATTATTTATATCTTGAAATAGCAAAGAATACTAATTTGCCATATATGATGTGCATGAATGTACAGTTGCATATAATGTACTTTCATTCTCATTTACACCTCCACTTTCCACTATAGTTTTCATTCTAACATCCAGCAACAATTTTGAGCGATGACTTGAATATTACATACCGTCTCTGACAAGATATAGCAATTCTGTTGTAATGTATTCTCCACAAGTTACATGATCTCCCAAAACGAGCTACCAGTTTCCAACAcattttgtgaattttctacaaataCTGAAGCAAGTGCAAGTGACAGTCCGCGCTTGTGgattgttaaaaaattgaaccagATCCGTTTAGTCCCAAATTACTTCTGGCATAGGTTAAACTCAAGAGACTTTGGATCTGTTTTGGTTCCTTATGTTATTCACATTTGCAAGAGGTgtctgaaatttgattactCTGTACTCTCATCAGCTAATAGCTTTCGATTGTACTTTGCAAGGATTAAAAGTTTGAGGGATAAGAACCATTCTTCGTTTATTGAATCGACATGGAAACTTTGTCAAGAGTGGTtctgatttttaaaaaataacacTTTGTTGCTGAACAGTCAGCAATGAATCTAATCTGATTGAAACAATATCCAAATTCTTCAAGACTGCGGGACTGACCATTGCAGAGCTAATCTTGGAAACACAATACACGATAACATTTGTCAAATTTAGCTATTATGATggcaatatttttcgattcttaaTTACGTAATGATATTGTTATAAACTCACGGCACACAGTTTATACTTTCTTCAAAACTCTTCATTTCTACCTTTTACAATCACCTTTATTCCATTTTGGTGCAATTGCAATTATCCCTTGTGTCAAAGTCCGAGCCAAAAATAGTCGATGTAAAAACGTCCACCATGTGTCACGTCGGTTCTGTAACCATATCTTAAATGTTATGATCGATTCACCAATCAAATGCtgtcgaataattttacaagCTACCAAgtaataaacttttttttccaggtaATTCTagaaaaaatcatccactTTGTCACGAAGTGATCAGATGGAAATCGGATGTTCCCTTGACAGAGGGTCAACTGAGAAGCAAAAGGGATGAATTCTGGGATACTGCTCCAGCTTTTGATGGACGCAAAGAAATATGGGATGCATTAAGAGCGGGCGCAACCGCAGCAGAAGCACAAGACTACCAATTGGCACAGGCAATACTAGACGGAGCTAATGTCTCTGTGCCAAATGGTTATTTAACCGAATGTTACGACGAACTTGGCACTCGATACCAAGTTCCGATTTACTGCTTATCATATCCAATAAATATCGTCAAGGAAGATAGCGGTAGAGATTCACCTGCAGATTGTTCTGGTAAGGGTAAGATACACTTAGCTTGTATCTTACAGTTCTGCTAAACATAATTCCATTTAGCCAAGGTTTTTCTTCAAAACATGTACCATAATTTGTTTGTTGCAGAACCAGTGGATGGAGGCACAGAGATGACCTTAAAACTTAGGCTATCTACTACCCTAGGAGATGTTAAATTACCTGTTTATAGCAAGGATACCATTGGAGCTGCCAAGAAAAAATTGCTGGTTAGTATACGATTTATATCAAAAGGAAAAtgtttcgtcaatttttcttatacaCTTATATCTCTATGgtacattgaaaaaattaacttttaatttgaaaaattaaatttgtcTTTGTACTTTTGTTATACTTCTACCAAAGTTATCATCATTCTTCCTCTTTTGCTTAGAGTCAAGAAGGTCTAGAGCCATCCAGGCAACGGTGGTTCTTTGGAGGAAAATTACTGGGCGATAAAATGCACATAGAAGAAGCAAAGATACAGCAAAGCTACGTAATTCAAGTAATTGTTAATCCGGAAAAAATGGATACAAGTCCTACAAAAACTAGTTGAACTTGTGATACAGCACGGAATCAAGTGGCGCTAGCCCTTGGAAGCGATCAAGATCTTTGGAGGACATTCCTACACAGATTACGGAGTGCAATGTGTCGATTTAGAGATTTGTatacttctttcttcttttatatgattttttttttctaaattacaTACAGAGTAGTAGTTGGCCACATTCCAGTTTTTTTACAAAAGATTTTTTACCGTTTTCATAATCTGAATCAAAACAAGACATCTCCTGCAGATgttctatttattcaataacaGCAAAAGCGATAAATATGCCTGGAATGTTATATTACTTCATCTAACACTGAACTTATTTAATAAGAAAAGGTAACAAGAATTATGGCAAGTACTTGTACTTTTTGGTAGTGATGTTGAATTGTTTGAGTGATTATGTTCTTAAAAGAACGTTGCGATACAAGGGTGTATTCGAAGCGGTTTATTCGACAAAATTGTAGTACATAATCAAGCGGTTTGCATTTGGTATGCTTGGatacttggatttttttttttttttttggtaaacaAATAGCACACTTTGAGTTGCCGTTATGAAATAATCATACAAACAGATATGCCCAAGAAttaagataaattttcaaagaagagATACTTTTCAATCTGGAACAGAACGGTCTGATTCCTTGCTACATTTGACAAAGAAATATTATGACCTACGAATTTTAAAACAAACATCAAAGCACGgagtgaagttttttttttcaacaatcgcATGATGAATATGGACAATTTTTGATGTTGCTAAATCAGTATCAAGGTAGCTATTAAACTA from Athalia rosae chromosome 1, iyAthRosa1.1, whole genome shotgun sequence carries:
- the LOC105690940 gene encoding MMS19 nucleotide excision repair protein homolog isoform X1, with the translated sequence MEVSTGSSLVEKLTTAFKNDNDLIKECQDIASDIEKGEIKLLAFVEELGPFLTDKNVTSRAQGTLALSTTLMQLPKNFLNETELNFVTTFLCDRMKDNFEVIPAVLQGVLAIVQMSHLPQDSPSRLFSVMFQHIHCQSQLQPNRRIIYLIFQTLLETRADDLRSMGPDFIYGVISAMDGERDPRNLMLLFKILPKFIKGFPLGHLTEEMFEVIACYFPIDFNASASEGGHAVTREDLAYSLAPCLYAIPEFAEFCLPLIIERLDSSLKLAKLDSLYLLRNGAFTFGPTRLQPHLDELWPVLRKEVYPGGDIEMRNAGLETITELVKVLSKDNVIQGRFVEKVITDTKSSLCDVQLSLFCPAEKLLEAVARADKNACSQVLKTFVPLCLGQYSTKTSYVDRVILTESLNNLLAICEEHEFTIKNVPELAWADVPMLYLNALNTDNKELKLKTISGLTILKSSLNDAARQVLYTKICENVNAEENELKNVCHLCLVSFAKIYPKEIFGAVMEHLAIDDANIDTTTLTRRLEALCAIAKLPELGPEVLQNVVSIATSDKLEKSIAALSCLRKVVAFKSNSFNVQNFLYKDCNIIDVLVSTDTNGSFKKLSLIASICRSIVRKLEVKDQQIIVNKYARLLSESLSENNVVLLDGLLSGLQRNVNIENTVNLLKNLSHLAISGSNLSSKQISSKLISVLINKQNEDENLRLILNMLRERIKSILASDDSNISPKESVIVLNTWLTKALVVRGSQNSQDYLDFHINLLKDMEVGHIVADGFKTLSDRFEDTLSEDNYCNVKLFYKQRIFQNTIQKNHDFHGPARQNYLVALMHLVDEVPMELILMHLEQLVPMLIESIALGTSQLILSALVTLKALLATKHTIFSEQLQHFIPKFLNLTKYKEMKIRTAALECLLCYAFYPTVLILPFKMDVLEQLADAIDDKKRLVRSIAVKTRTRWYLVGSPGEPK
- the LOC105690940 gene encoding MMS19 nucleotide excision repair protein homolog isoform X2; the encoded protein is MEVSTGSSLVEKLTTAFKNDNDLIKECQDIASDIEKGEIKLLAFVEELGPFLTDKNVTSRAQGTLALSTTLMQLPKNFLNETELNFVTTFLCDRMKDNFEVIPAVLQGVLAIVQMSHLPQDSPSRLFSVMFQHIHCQSQLQPNRRIIYLIFQTLLETRADDLRSMGPDFIYGVISAMDGERDPRNLMLLFKILPKFIKGFPLGHLTEEMFEVIACYFPIDFNASASEGGHAVTREDLAYSLAPCLYAIPEFAEFCLPLIIERLDSSLKLAKLDSLYLLRNGAFTFGPTRLQPHLDELWPVLRKEVYPGGDIEMRNAGLETITELVKVLSKDNVIQGRFVEKVITDTKSSLCDVQLSLFCPAEKLLEAVARADKNACSQVLKTFVPLCLGQYSTKTSYVDRVILTESLNNLLAICEEHEFTIKNVPELAWADVPMLYLNALNTDNKELKLKTISGLTILKSSLNDAARQVLYTKICENVNAEENELKNVCHLCLVSFAKIYPKEIFGAVMEHLAIDDANIDTTTLTRRLEALCAIAKLPELGPEVLQNVVSIATSDKLEKSIAALSCLRKVVAFKSNSFNVQNFLYKDCNIIDVLVSTDTNGSFKKLSLIASICRSIVRKLEVKDQQIIVNKYARLLSESLSENNVVLLDGLLSGLQRNVNIENTVNLLKNLSHLAISGSNLSSKQISSKLISVLINKQNEDENLRLILNMLRERIKSILASDDSNISPKESVIVLNTWLTKALVVRGSQNSQDYLDFHINLLKDMEVGHIVADGFKTLSDRFEDTLSEDNYCNVKLFYKQRIFQNTIQKNHDFHGPARQNYLVALMHLVDEVPMELILMHLEQKIRTAALECLLCYAFYPTVLILPFKMDVLEQLADAIDDKKRLVRSIAVKTRTRWYLVGSPGEPK
- the LOC105690942 gene encoding ubiquitin domain-containing protein 1; amino-acid sequence: MGGCIGITRARNASVDDTSGNSTRTNSGNSRKNHPLCHEVIRWKSDVPLTEGQLRSKRDEFWDTAPAFDGRKEIWDALRAGATAAEAQDYQLAQAILDGANVSVPNGYLTECYDELGTRYQVPIYCLSYPINIVKEDSGRDSPADCSEPVDGGTEMTLKLRLSTTLGDVKLPVYSKDTIGAAKKKLLSQEGLEPSRQRWFFGGKLLGDKMHIEEAKIQQSYVIQVIVNPEKMDTSPTKTS